The following are encoded in a window of Centroberyx gerrardi isolate f3 chromosome 1, fCenGer3.hap1.cur.20231027, whole genome shotgun sequence genomic DNA:
- the znf414 gene encoding zinc finger protein 414 isoform X2, whose product MMSSGSAAPPQAVDNGKDGNRRTSCPLYGCKRVYTDMDALESHIKDHEIPAQSLPGKVLLCSTIGCSGSFPSMQKLMEHMRNHHKPNMFFLCESCRAKLRSYRGLLTHLHTCSKVPRGKMRAADPTPPPMAKPSTSPTATDHDTPQQDPVSTPLQISSQIQSTEVPPPAGVSQPDPAAAPLLNPPCLSNQGPSSPQLDLQQLTEAASQSQSQIQTSNPSSSLSPDGQTATTDPLEPQGQHQPQTKSPQPVHPAPGLSPHSPPGSTTVWRKNQGPSSNKRILWEHTRGRYSPR is encoded by the exons ATGATGTCGTCGGGAAGCGCAGCCCCGCCACAGGCTGTTGATAATGGAAAAGATG GAAATCGAAGGACATCCTGCCCGTTGTACGGCTGTAAGCGTGTGTACACAGACATGGATGCCTTAGAGAGCCACATCAAGGACCATGAGATCCCAGCACAGTCTCTTCCAG GAAAAGTCTTGCTCTGCTCCACTATCGGCTGCAGCGGTTCCTTCCCCAGCATGCAAAAACTGATGGAACATATGAGGAATCATCACAAACCCAACATGTTCTTCTT GTGTGAGAGCTGTCGTGCCAAGTTGCGGTCCTACCGTGGCCTTCTCACTCACCTGCATACATGTTCCAAGGTGCCGCGGGGCAAAATGAGGGCAGCTGACCCGACGCCTCCCCCTATGGCCAAACCAAGCACCTCTCCCACGGCCACTGACCACGATACCCCACAGCAGGACCCAGTGTCTACCCCCCTACAGATCTCCTCCCAAATCCAAAGCACAGAGGTTCCCCCCCCTGCCGGTGTTTCTCAACCAGACCCGGCTGCCGCTCCCCTCCTCAATCCCCCATGCTTGTCAAACCAAGGGCCCTCCTCTCCCCAGCTCGATCTTCAGCAGTTGACAGAGGCAGcttcccagtcccagtcccagatCCAGACCTCTAATCCGTCTTCATCTCTAAGCCCGGATGGCCAAACAGCGACTACCGATCCACTGGAGCCCCAGGGTCAGCACCAGCCACAGACTAAGTCTCCCCAGCCGGTCCATCCTGCCCCAGGGTTGTCCCCTCACTCTCCCCCTGGATCCACAACAGTCTGGAGGAAGAATCAAG GCCCATCCAGCAACAAACGCATCCTTTGGGAGCACACCAGGGGGCGCTATAG TCCCAGATGA
- the znf414 gene encoding zinc finger protein 414 isoform X1: MMSSGSAAPPQAVDNGKDGNRRTSCPLYGCKRVYTDMDALESHIKDHEIPAQSLPGKVLLCSTIGCSGSFPSMQKLMEHMRNHHKPNMFFLCESCRAKLRSYRGLLTHLHTCSKVPRGKMRAADPTPPPMAKPSTSPTATDHDTPQQDPVSTPLQISSQIQSTEVPPPAGVSQPDPAAAPLLNPPCLSNQGPSSPQLDLQQLTEAASQSQSQIQTSNPSSSLSPDGQTATTDPLEPQGQHQPQTKSPQPVHPAPGLSPHSPPGSTTVWRKNQGPSSNKRILWEHTRGRYRCVQCGYSAANRRDMTSHINTQHSVSKPAGDTVSPVANT; the protein is encoded by the exons ATGATGTCGTCGGGAAGCGCAGCCCCGCCACAGGCTGTTGATAATGGAAAAGATG GAAATCGAAGGACATCCTGCCCGTTGTACGGCTGTAAGCGTGTGTACACAGACATGGATGCCTTAGAGAGCCACATCAAGGACCATGAGATCCCAGCACAGTCTCTTCCAG GAAAAGTCTTGCTCTGCTCCACTATCGGCTGCAGCGGTTCCTTCCCCAGCATGCAAAAACTGATGGAACATATGAGGAATCATCACAAACCCAACATGTTCTTCTT GTGTGAGAGCTGTCGTGCCAAGTTGCGGTCCTACCGTGGCCTTCTCACTCACCTGCATACATGTTCCAAGGTGCCGCGGGGCAAAATGAGGGCAGCTGACCCGACGCCTCCCCCTATGGCCAAACCAAGCACCTCTCCCACGGCCACTGACCACGATACCCCACAGCAGGACCCAGTGTCTACCCCCCTACAGATCTCCTCCCAAATCCAAAGCACAGAGGTTCCCCCCCCTGCCGGTGTTTCTCAACCAGACCCGGCTGCCGCTCCCCTCCTCAATCCCCCATGCTTGTCAAACCAAGGGCCCTCCTCTCCCCAGCTCGATCTTCAGCAGTTGACAGAGGCAGcttcccagtcccagtcccagatCCAGACCTCTAATCCGTCTTCATCTCTAAGCCCGGATGGCCAAACAGCGACTACCGATCCACTGGAGCCCCAGGGTCAGCACCAGCCACAGACTAAGTCTCCCCAGCCGGTCCATCCTGCCCCAGGGTTGTCCCCTCACTCTCCCCCTGGATCCACAACAGTCTGGAGGAAGAATCAAG GCCCATCCAGCAACAAACGCATCCTTTGGGAGCACACCAGGGGGCGCTATAGGTGTGTGCAGTGTGGCTACTCGGCAGCCAACCGCAGGGATATGACTAGCCACATAAACACTCAACACAGTGTTAGCAAGCCTGCAGGAGACACAGTTAGCCCTGTTGCTAACACCTAG